The genomic DNA GCCCCAAGGATCAGCGAAAGATCTTTTTCCGCCTGATGGGGTATGCAACGCCGCATCGAAAGACGATTTATTTGGCATTCTTTTTACTCTTATTGACAACGATCGGGGATGTGTTCGGGCCCATCCTCATAAAAGTGTTCATTGATGATTATTTGACACCCGGTGTCTTCCCTTATGGTCCCCTTGTCGCATTGGGCACCGGTTACCTGCTCATTCAACTGGGGAATGTCGTTGTATCCTACCTTCAATTGCTGAAGTTCCAGGAAATCGCTCTGAAGATCATCCAGCAGCTGAGGGTCGATGTATTCACAAAAGTTCAAGGGCTCGGGATGAGATATTTTGATCAAACTCCTGCGGGCAGCATCGTTTCAAGAGTCACCAATGATACGGAAGCGATAAAGGATATGTTCGTAAGCGTCCTCGCTTCTTTCATCCAGGGAGGATTCTTGATCATCGGCATCTTCATTGCCATGTTTGTGCTGAATGCAAAGCTTGCAGTCTTTTGCTTGTTCATCCTGCCCATTTTGATCTGGATCATGAGTCTGTACAGGAAGTATAGTTCCGTATTCTATCAGGATATGAGGGAGAGGTTGAGCCAGTTGAATGCAAAGCTGAGCGAATCCCTTTCGGGTATGGCCATCATTCAAATATTCAGGCAGGAAAAGAGAATGAGGGAAGAATTCGGCCACACCAATGAACAGCATTTTCGGGCGAATATGAGAAATATCAAAGTGGATGGCCTCCTTCTGAGACCGGCCATCGATTTGGTCTATGCAGCGGCACTGATGGTCGTGTTGACCTATTTCGGGGTGGCATCATGGGATCATCCAATTGAAATCGGTGTTTTATATGCATTTGTGAATTATCTTGATCGATTTTTTGAACCCGTCAATCAAATCATGATGAGGCTCAGTCTGTTCCAACAAGCCATCATTGCTTCGAACAGGGTGTTCACGCTTTTGGATGAAAAAGAAGTGAGTCCTTTGCAGGGGGGAGACGGACAATCGTCGGAAATCACAGAAGGCAAGATTGTGTTTGACAACGTTTCTTTCTCGTACGACGGGAAGCAGGATGTGCTGAAGAACATCTCGTTCACAGCAAACCCGGGGGAAACAGTCGCCTTAGTCGGTCATACGGGAAGCGGAAAAAGTTCGATCATTAATCTTTTGATGAGATTCTATGAATTCGAGCGGGGAAGGATCACGATTGACGGACAGAGCATCAAGTCATATCCCGTTCACGAAATAAGGAAAAAGCTCGGCCTCGTCCTTCAGGATCCGTTTCTTTTTTACGGTGATGTGAAAACGAATATCCGTTTGTACAACGAGCAATTGACGGATGATGAAGTAAAGGCGGCAGCAGAATTCGTCCAGGCAGACAGCTTTATCCAAAAGCTCCCGCAGGGGTATGATGATCCCGTGGTCGAAAGGGGATCGACGTTTTCGAGTGGACAACGACAGCTTATCGCCTTTGCACGGACGATTGCCACCAAGCCGAAGATCCTCGTATTGGATGAAGCGACGGCGAATATTGATACAGAGACCGAAGAGGCCATCCAAGAAGCTCTCTCCAAAATGAGAGAAGGCCGCACGACCATCGCGATCGCCCACAGGCTTTCCACCATTCAGGATGCCGATCTGATCCTTGTACTCCACAAAGGAGAAATTGTGGAGAGGGGTACCCACAGGGAATTACTGGATGGAAGAGGAATCTATCACAAAATGTATTTGCTCCAGAATGGGATGGTCGAAGGAATGGAAGATGCCATAGGCTGATAGAAATCAAATAGGCAGCCCCGGTCGGGACTGCCTTGTTTTTCCGTATATTAGAATACTATTAATGGAAATGATGATAGGGATGGCCGGTTCAATGAAGGACAACAGCATTTTTTATGTATTGCGCATTATAACGGTTCAAGAGTCGATCGAGTTCCTGGCTGAACTGGATGGCTTGAGGGGATGTCAATCCATTCTCGGCGACGATGGCAATGAGTTGGGCGCGTTTGAGTTCAATTCGATCAAGTAGCTCTTTTTTAGACACGGCTGTTTCCTTTCTTTTGTATAACCTGACAAGGTCTATACAAAACTAGTAATAACTGTAACTTTTTTATTAGTATATCGGAAAACGAAACTTTTTTCAAAGTAAAAATTCGTTTTTATGAAAAAGAAAAGAGCCTTTAATGTTTTTGTTATTATTGCTCTTCACTGTAACCATATCGACATAAACCTTTCACATGAACATTTCTCATAAAGTTCATTTTTGTCTGATAGAATAGAAATATAAAATAAATGTAAGGGGGATGTCAACTTGTCTGATGTAAATATTTTTCTTGCGTTCGGCGCCGGGGTCCTTAGCTTCATTTCCCCATGTTGCCTTCCGCTCTATCCGGCTTTTCTTTCATACATAACCGGAATGAGTGTAAGCGAGCTGAAAGCCGAAAACGCCATGCTTCAAAAAAGGAGCCTGCTCCATACGCTGTTCTTTTTGATCGGCTTTTCCGTGATTTTCATTGCCATCGGATTCACGTCCTCTTTTGTCAGTGGATTCTTCACACAGTATCAGGATCTCATCCGTCAAATCGGTGCGATTTTCATTGTGATTTTCGGTTTGATGGTGATCGGTGTGTTCAAGCCTGAGAGTCTGATGAAGGAAAGACGTTTTGAATTCAAGAATCGTCCTGCAGGATTTTTAGGATCGATCTTGATCGGGATGGCGTTTGCTGCCGGCTGGACACCTTGCACAGGACCGATCCTTGCTTCTGTTATCGCATTGGCATCGAGCAATCCAGGGTCGGGGATGATCTATATGATGGCCTACGTTCTTGGATTTGCCATTCCGTTCTTCGTCTTGTCCTTCTTCCTGGGAAAAATGAAGTGGATCAGAAAAAACACCGGCCGGATCATGAAAATCGGCGGGTACATCATGATCGCTGTGGGGATCATGTTATTCTTCGACTGGATGACCAAACTCCTTGGATACCTGATCTACGTCTTTGATTTCACAGGCTTCTAATCCATTCCAAACTATGATATAGTGAAAACGGTAAATTCCAATAAGTTACACATTTAGATCGAACAAGGTAGAAGGGGGGGCGAAATGTGGCAGGCATTCTGATTGTGGACGATGCAAAGTTCATGAGGGTCACCTTGGGGAATATGGTCCGCTCCGGAGGACATGTCGTGGTGGGGGAAGCGGAGAACGGGCTCGAGGCGGTAGAAAAATTCAAGGCCCTTCAACCTGATCTTGTCACCATGGATGTCACAATGCCGGAGATGGACGGGATTCAAGCGGTAAGAAGAATCATGGATGAATACCCCGATGCTGTGATCATCATGTGTTCTGCCATGGGCCAACAGCGGGTGGTAATGGATGCAATCGAAGCGGGGGCGAAAGACTTCATCGTCAAGCCCTTTGAAGAAAACAGGGTCTTAGAGGCAATAAGCCGCATACTTTCGTAAGGGTTTACATAAAATACAGCTGAAGTGTTTTCGTTTTATGGAAGAATCATGTTATACTATTTAAGAGCTAGAAAGTAGAAGATAAAGGATGATGATGGTTATGGTGATTGCTTCATCCATAGCAGCAATTCTTATGGGGTTCATGGTGATCTTTATCCGCACTAAAGCCCAAAAGAAACCTGTAAGTGCAAAAAAAATCATACTGCCTCCGGTATTCATGAGTACAGGGGCCCTTATGTTTATTTTCCCCTTCTTCAGGGTGCATCCCCCTCAAATCATAGAGGCGCTGTCTGTGGGAATGGTATTTTCCATCCTGTTGATCAAAACGTCTAAATTTGAGATCAGGGATGATGATATCTATCTTAAGCGGTCGAAGGCGTTTGCATTTATTTTAATCGGTTTGCTGATTATCAGGATTGTCGGGAAAGTCTTACTGAGCACCTCCATCGACTATGGTGAATTAAGCGGTATGTTCTGGATCCTTGCATTCGGAATGATCGTCCCTTGGCGCATAGTCATGTATATTCAATATAAGAAGATCCATCAGGAACACCAGAACTTCTCAACGATTTAAAAAAGAAGGCTGTCGCAACCAGTTGCGACAGCCTTTTCGTTATTTCCTGCCCTTCTTGATCTTCAGATAGAAGAAGATTCCCCCAGAAGTGAGGATAAGCAGATAGAGTAAGATCGGTATAAGAAGGATCGGGCCCATATTCAAAACAGGTGCCGGTATGGGGATGCGTCAATCTTCATTTCATCCAGTTTCTTCAGAAGGAATTTATGATCCCTCTTCGGGGTCGCCATAATATAGCCCTTGATGATCAAATCCTCCGAGATGTCTTCCGCATGTTGTGAAACGGCTAATTCTCCGATCTTGCCTGCAATTTTATGCTTCGCCACATCGCGGAACAACTCAGGTACCGGAGTGACGAGTTCATTGAGCATTTTCTTTCCCTCATCATTCCACAAATGGATCGTTTCGTTCACATAATGCTCTTCCCAATCCATATCTGACTTTCCATCTTCCTTAGGAAACCGTTTAAGGAATTTCCTGAACATGAAAAATCCCCCGATGGCAAATGAAGCTGTCAGAAATACGACCCAAAATAAAATAAAGTAGAGAAACCATCCTTCAAGCACGTGATCACCTCAACAATTCGTGTATTCCCTTACATTATTATAATCAAGCTGGGGAAATGTGACAAGATGATGCGCATAATTCGACGAATAGTATGATGTTCTTAATAAGAAATGATATACTGATACTAGTGTTCATGTAAATTCTTTCTAGTAATGACATTTTTTAATCTGCGAAGTGTTAGAAGAAGGAGTCGTTCTGTGATGAAGTATCGGGGAAGGGTATTAATGACGTTGATCGGTATCATCTTCATTCTAATATGGGATATAGTCTACTACATCGAAATGAATCTAAAGATGGATGTGTTGTTAAATATCATATTCTCATGCATCTTATTGATCGTCCTGTATTGGACTGGCGGATATCTGGACAAAAAAACAGAGAAGATAGCATCCTACAAAGATAGTAAAGATGAGATGAAGATGATCAATGAAGAGATGCAGCATGTGCTTCAAAGCATTGAAGAAGTTGTTTTTCATACGGACGCCAAAGGGTGTTTTCAATTTCTTAACAGATCATGGGCGGATTTCAGCGGATATTCTGTGAAGGAAAGCCTTCATAAAAATGCCCTTCACTTCATTTCCCTCCATGAGAGGCATGAAGTGCTGCGGATGATCAGACAGCATATTGATCAAGGCAAACCAAAATTCAAAATGGATTTTTCCTATCAGAAGCGCGACGGTACACAGCGCTGGGGGGAAATGAACATCAAGTTGAGCTATGATCAGGCAGGCAGGTTGGTGGGGACCGTGGGAACCATTTCAGACGTGACGGATCGCATCCACACCGAAGAAGAATTGAAGGAGCTTAATGAGACGCTGGCCATTGAGTCCCAGAAGCTATCAGTAGCCGGGCAGCTCGCAGCCGGAATCGCCCATGAAGTAAGGAACCCCCTTACTTCCATCAACGGATTTTTGCAGCTTATCAGGGATGATGCCGATGAAAAGACGAAGGACTACCTTGAAATCATTTTTTCAGAGATCAAGCGAATCGAACTGGTACTGAGTGAGTTGTTGATCCTAGCAAAGCCCCAGACCGTCTCGTATCGCCATATCAATGTCAAAGAAACGCTTGTACATGTACAGAAGCTGTTGAATACCAATGCAATCCTCTATAATATCGATATCCGGACGGATTTTTCATCTGACGATCTCTTTATTAAAGGGGATGAAAATCAGTTGAAACAGGTGTTCATCAACCTTATTAAAAACGGGATTGAATCCATGCCCAGAGGAGGGACCATCACGCTGAAAGGGCTCCTGAACAAGCACAACAAGGTCGTTTTGACGTTTGAAGACCAGGGGGTCGGGATGAAGCGGGATATCCTCGATAAGCTGGGCGAACCTTTTTTCACTACGAAAACGAAGGGGACAGGATTGGGGTTGACGATCTGCCTCAGGATCTTGAGGGATCACCGTGCAGATGTCAGAGTGAACAGCGAACCTGGAGAAGGGACTAAATTTTTCCTTACCTTTGAGTCCGCGGGTCCTCCCATCCGGAAAAAACGCGAAAAAGCCGATGTTCAAACATCGGTACGGTGATAATAAGCATGGGTAAAAGGTCTTGATTCACACCATGTATGAATTGAATATTCTTAAAATTATAACTTTGGAGAAATTAGGAAATATTCCTTTACTTCAGCTCTGACCCCATGATACTATACATTTTGTGGACTTTACACAATGTTCCAGTGCAGGATCAGGCAGCTGATGAACATAGTGAAAGACCTTACATATGAATGTACGAGAGGGGAAATAAACATGAAAAAATGGTTGATTGCAGGATTGGGACTTTCACTTGCACTTGTCGGTTGTTCCAACGCTGATGAAGACAAAAAGGAAAGCACAAACAAAACAGAAGAAAAAGCAGACGCTAAAGGCGATCTAATGGATTATTATTTGAATCTGACCACGACTGTAAATGGTGTGGATGGAGATTTGAACGCTTATGAGGGTGCGATTGCAGGTGAAGAGCCTCCTAAAGGCGAAGAGCTTAAAAAACTTAAGGACGCTGCTGCTGCATCGGCTTCAGAAACAGCCACAGCGGTAGAAGGTATGGACATCCCGAAAGAACTTGAAGACCAAAAGGCAGATTTGGAGAAATTCCAATCTACCCTAGCTGAATCCTACAAAATGAAGTCTGAAGAATTGGCTAAAGATGATGCCAACACAGAAGAAGCCGATAAGAAATTCACAGATGCAGAATCTCAAATTTCCAAAATCCTTGAAGATGAAGGCTTGTCAAGCCCAAGCCTTGCAACGGATCTGAACGGTTAATACAGAAGGGACCTCCTATTGCAGGAAGGTCCTTTTTTTGTTCCAGGGGTACCTCCTATGGAGAATCCTTCCTATAGTAAAGGAAAGGAGGTGTTCATGATGGATGCGTTCATTTCATTCATTTCGGAAGTCGGGTTTCCCATCGTCGTAACCATGTATCTGCTTTATCGGATCGAAACAAAGCTAGATGCTGTCATTACCTCGTTGCAGACACTGCCCGACCGGATGAAGGATTGAAAAGGGGAGTAATGGTCTCCCCTTTTTACTATGCCCGCTGGCTGATAGAAGGACAGGGGCTTGTGCTGTCTGATATAATTTGAGGTATCAGATTGATAGAAAGGAAGAGATCATTTGAAGTTCATACATACTGCCGATTGGCATCTGGGCAAGCTTGTACACGGTATCTACATGACAGAAGAACAGCGCTACGTACTCGACCGGTTCGTTGAGCTTGTGGAAGAGGAGAAGCCTGATGCCGTCGTCATCGCCGGAGATTTATACGACCGCAGCGTACCCCCGACAGAAGCTGTCGAGCTGCTGGATGAAACCTTATATAAAATCAATGTGGAGCTGAATACCCCCATTGTCGCCATCTCGGGTAACCATGATAGTGCAGAAAGGCTTTCGTTCGGTTCCTCATGGTACAAACAGAGCGGTTTTCACTTGAAGGGTAAACTGACGGACGATTTCACCCCTGTGACGATTAACGGGGTGCACTTTCACTGTGTACCTTACTGTGAGCCAGGGACGGTCAAACATCAACTTAAGGATGAACATATTACTTCTCATCACACCGCCATGCAGGCAATCGTGTCGCGCATCAAAGAAAATTTGGGAGACGGCCCAAATGTCCTGGTCGGTCATGCCTTCGTACTCGGCGGACAAACCACGGATTCAGAGAGGATATTATCAGTGGGAGGTTCAGGCTGTGTAGGTGCTGAGTTATTTGATGCCTTTGATTACACGGCTCTTGGTCATCTCCACAGTCCTGATGCCATTAAGCATGATAAAATCCGCTACTCGGGGTCCTTGATGAAATATTCATTTTCAGAGGCTGCACAGAGAAAATGCGTCACCATAGTAGAGATGGATCCCGATGGGCGATTTCAATTGAAGGAAAAGATCCTAAAACCCCGGAATGACATGAGGGAATTGGAAGGGTATCTGGATGAGCTCCTCGATCCTGCCTTTTATGTGGAACAGGAAGTAAGGGACTACCTAAAAATAACGCTGAAAGACCAGGGGGCCCTGATCGACCCGATCAATAAGCTGCGGCAAGTATATCCGAATGTCCTTCATCTCGAACGGAAGCTTGAACGTACAGACGAAAAGAAGAAGCAGTCCGTACGTCTTCAACAGCACAAGCAGACATCGGGGGTCGAACTGTTCAAAGACTTTTATAACGAAATGACCAGTAGCGATTTCACTGATGAAAAAGAAGCCCTCATCCAACGGGCCTTGGAGAAAGCCACAAAGGAGGTTGAAGCGCGATGAAGCCATTACAGCTGACCATGCAGGCATTCGGTCCTTATGCTTCCAGGGAAGTCATCGACTTCCGTGAACTGGAGAACAGGACGATGTTTGTCATCTCCGGAAAGACGGGTGCTGGGAAAACGACGATCTTTGATGGGATTTCATATGCTATATACGGTAAAGCAAGTGGGGAAGACCGCAGTCCGGTCGATCTGAGAAGTCAATTTGCGAAGGAAGATGAGTTAACGGAAGTGGAACTTCTATTCACCCTGCGCGGAGAAACATACAAGATTTGGCGCTCTCCCCAGCAAGAGAAAAAGAAGGCAAGAGGAGAAGGGTTCACCACCATGAATGCACGCTCGGAGCTTTATCGGCTGGGTGGTGATGGGGAAGAACTGCTAGCAGCAAATGTACGGGAAGTAGATGAAAAGATCCGCAGTATGATCCAACTAGACGCCAATCAGTTTCGTCAAATCCTTATGATCCCACAGGGGGAATTCAGGAAGCTTCTCACTTCGGACAGTAAAGATAAAGAAATCATTCTTCAAAGGCTTTTCCATACTGAATTATACAGAGCTGTTCAAGAACAATTGAAGGAAGAAGCCGACCTCCTCAAGCATCGGGTTTCATCATCCGTTGAAGAGCGCACCAGGGAGCTTTTGAACATCCGTTACGTTGACAATGAGGAAATGCGTGAGCTGCTCCTCTCCGATCCGCTGAAGGATCAGACCATCATGGAGCTTCTCCCGACCCACATTCAATCATTGAACGGATCAAGGGGAAAGGTAGAAGAAAAACTGGTGGAAATCCAAGAGAAAAGGGATGCCCTCCAACGGGAACTTGCCGAGGCCAGGTCGCTGGATGAGCAGTTCAAATTGCAAGAAGCCCTCCTCCAGAAGAAAGGAGAATTGGAAGGGGAAAAACCGCGTATAGATCAGGCTGAAAGGGAAATCCAACGGGCCAACTATGCCGCACTCCTGGTACAGCAGGATGATTACTGTAAAAAATTGAACAAAAAGCTGAAAGCCGAAGAAGCGACACTTGAGCAGCTTATGGAAACGAAGAAACAGATTGAAGCCCGTCTAGTTAAGGCCAAAGCGTATTTTGAGGAAGAGGCCAGAAGACAGGAAGAGCGTGACCAGGTGGCACGGTATGTGCTGGAGCTTGAAGGGATGGAAAAGCAGATCCAATCGATCGACGAACTTCAAAGGGACACAGCCGTCTTGAAGAAAGAACAGGATCAGTGCCTTCAAAACGTCCACACCAACAAAAAGCAGGCGGAGGTCATCAGGGGTGGGATCAAAGAACGGGAAGCCGAGCTTGAAAAAGCGGATGATCTTTTCGAAGAGATTCATGGTGTTGAAGAGACGATTCGCGAGAAAAGAGAAAAACAGGACCTATTGGAAGAGTTGTCCATCCTTATTCAAAAAGAAGAAGCACTATCGAATTCAGTCGGGTCCCTTAGGAGGGACGAGGCTGCAAATGATGCCCGTTTGTCCGATGCACGGTCCACTTATCTCTATCTTGAGGATAAGCGTAACTCCGCTCATGCAGACCGGCTTTCTGCTCTATTGGAAACGAACCAGCCTTGTCCGGTCTGCGGGTCCCTTCACCACCCTGAACCTGCAACAGGGCAATCGGAATTACCTTCAGAGGTAGAGCTTGAAGCGGCAAGGAAAGCAAAGGAAGAGCTTGAAGAAGCAAAGGGAAGGCTATCCATAGAAATCGGTAGGGAAGAAGGCAGGCTCCAGGGAATCCAGGATCAGTGCCGTGACAGGTCAGAGCGCTTGAACGAGCGGATGGGTTCCTTTAATCGGGACAACACCCAAGTGACATTGCATGATATCCGTGAAGAAATAAGGAATCTCCGTTTGAACCTGAACCAGTTGCGATCCCGCGAAGACAGGGTGAAGGTTCTAAAAGACGAAGTGAAACAGGAGAGATTGAAGCTTGAAGAACTCCATGAGGTGATCCAAGAGGCAGAGGCCCGCTTGGAAAAAGCAAAATCAGAGTACCTTTCTTCTCATGCGAAACTTGCGGAAATCACCTCCTCCATACCGGAAAATCTTCGCTCCCCTGATGCGTTCAGGACCGAACTATCCAATGCCAAAAGGAAGAAGGAAGAACTGAAACGAGCTCATGAGCAGGCCCAGGAAGCTTTTAACAGACTTCAAAACGAAGAGCAGATCAAACAGGGTCAGATCAACGATAAACACCAATTGCTCACTTCCTTGCAGAAAGAAATGAAGGAAGAAAGGCAACAGTTCAAAGACATGATGGACAAGCAGGGCTTCAAGGATTATGGTGCTTATATAGAGGCCAAAAGAAACGAAGAACAAATTCTTCATCTTACTGATCAGGTGAGAAAGCACGGAGAAGAAATGCGGTCGGTCTATGATCGACTGGCTGACCTCGGAAAGCATCTTGATGGGAGAGAACGCCCTGACCTCGAGTCCTTGAATCAAAGCATCATCTTCTGTACTGAAGAGTTGAAAATGGCGAATCAAGAACTTAATCGCATTCAGACGGATATATCACAGAATGAAGGGATCTATCGCCGGGTCAATGACATCAATGAGGGGATCAAGGAGCTGGAGGCACAATATCTTACCGTGGGTCACCTGGCGGAGATCGCACGTGGACAGAACACCAATCGTATTACGTTTGAACGGTACGTCCTCGCCTCCTTCCTGGAAGATATCTTATTGGTGGCAAATGAACGACTGAGGAAAATGACATCGGGCAGGTATGAGTTGATCAGGAAGAATGACAGAAGCAAAGGGAACGTCCAGAGCGGGCTTGAATTGTTGGTGTTCGACCAATTTACAGGACAGGAACGACATGTGAAGACACTTTCTGGTGGAGAGAGCTTCAAAGCGTCTCTTGCACTGGCTTTGGGACTTGCCGATATCGTTCAACAGCATGCTGGCGGCGTGTCCCTTGAAACGATGTTCATAGACGAAGGATTCGGAACCCTGGATCCTGAATCCCTTGATCATGCCATTGAAGCTCTGATGGATATTCAAAGCAGCGGAAGACTTGTTGGAATCATTTCACACGTACCTGAATTAAAAGAACGGATCGATGCAAGACTGGAGGTCATTTCTTCCCAGAACGGGAGCCGCACGGAATTCAGAATTTCAGGATAGGGGGCATATGATGAAGAGGGTGATCGGTGTAGACGCAGGAAGCACGTTGACCAAGCTGGTTTATAAAGAGGATGGAAGAATGCACTACAAGAAATTCCTAACCAATGATCATCTTTTCATCCGACAGTTGCTTAAGCTTGATCCTGTTGATTCGGTCGTGGTGACCGGTGGAAGGGCAGACTTATGGAGGGACATGAAAAACGTCCCTCTTCATGAGTTTGATGCCGTCACACTTGGGACCCGAGAGCTACTGAAACAGGAAGGGAATTCCCTGGACGAATTCATATTGGTGAATATCGGAACGGGGACGTCCTTCTTCCGAGTGAAAAAGGACGAGTACGAGAGAGTGTTAGGCAGCGGGATCGGCGGGGGAATGTTTATGGGACTGGGCAGGAGATTGACAGGGGTGACAGACTTTGAGGACTTGGCGGGGCTCGCCGAAGAGGGGACACGCAAGAACTCAGACCTGCTCGTCGGGGATATATACAGGGAAGAAGAGGTGGGCATCGCACCGCATTTAACGGCGTCAAACTTCGGAAAACCCCCTTCATCGGCTGAAAGTCCGGGTGATCAACTGAGGTCGTTGACGAATATGATGGCGGAAACCATGATCCTTTTATCAATGAGCATCGCTCCCCAAACATCCAAGCCCTTTCTAGTGTTTGTGGGAAATGGCGTTGAGGGGAATGCGGCGCTTCAAGAGGATTTGGGAAGTTTCAGGGAATGGCTGAAGTACACGCCTTTGTTCCCCGATAAAGGTGGGTATGCAGGGGCGCTGGGGGCATATATTCAAGGCTTGAATTCACAAAATGGTCATTGATAATCAGTTGGCGGTGATTGTATTTGCACCCATTCTTTACTAACATAGAATATGGAGAACAGAATCAGAGGGGGTATGGTTTTGAAAAGGAAAGCGTTTTTATTAGTGATCGGCTTCATCATGATCCTTCTGTCAGCTTGCAGCAACAGCGGTTTCCAAGCAGATACCAATTACAAAGTGAAGAATTTTTCATTCATCAATCAAAAGGGCGAAACAGTGACGTTGGATGATCTGAAGGGGGAGGTATGG from Rossellomorea marisflavi includes the following:
- a CDS encoding ATP-binding protein → MKYRGRVLMTLIGIIFILIWDIVYYIEMNLKMDVLLNIIFSCILLIVLYWTGGYLDKKTEKIASYKDSKDEMKMINEEMQHVLQSIEEVVFHTDAKGCFQFLNRSWADFSGYSVKESLHKNALHFISLHERHEVLRMIRQHIDQGKPKFKMDFSYQKRDGTQRWGEMNIKLSYDQAGRLVGTVGTISDVTDRIHTEEELKELNETLAIESQKLSVAGQLAAGIAHEVRNPLTSINGFLQLIRDDADEKTKDYLEIIFSEIKRIELVLSELLILAKPQTVSYRHINVKETLVHVQKLLNTNAILYNIDIRTDFSSDDLFIKGDENQLKQVFINLIKNGIESMPRGGTITLKGLLNKHNKVVLTFEDQGVGMKRDILDKLGEPFFTTKTKGTGLGLTICLRILRDHRADVRVNSEPGEGTKFFLTFESAGPPIRKKREKADVQTSVR
- a CDS encoding CcdC family protein: MVMVIASSIAAILMGFMVIFIRTKAQKKPVSAKKIILPPVFMSTGALMFIFPFFRVHPPQIIEALSVGMVFSILLIKTSKFEIRDDDIYLKRSKAFAFILIGLLIIRIVGKVLLSTSIDYGELSGMFWILAFGMIVPWRIVMYIQYKKIHQEHQNFSTI
- a CDS encoding exonuclease SbcCD subunit D; translated protein: MKFIHTADWHLGKLVHGIYMTEEQRYVLDRFVELVEEEKPDAVVIAGDLYDRSVPPTEAVELLDETLYKINVELNTPIVAISGNHDSAERLSFGSSWYKQSGFHLKGKLTDDFTPVTINGVHFHCVPYCEPGTVKHQLKDEHITSHHTAMQAIVSRIKENLGDGPNVLVGHAFVLGGQTTDSERILSVGGSGCVGAELFDAFDYTALGHLHSPDAIKHDKIRYSGSLMKYSFSEAAQRKCVTIVEMDPDGRFQLKEKILKPRNDMRELEGYLDELLDPAFYVEQEVRDYLKITLKDQGALIDPINKLRQVYPNVLHLERKLERTDEKKKQSVRLQQHKQTSGVELFKDFYNEMTSSDFTDEKEALIQRALEKATKEVEAR
- a CDS encoding ABC transporter ATP-binding protein encodes the protein MEPIPALSPKDQRKIFFRLMGYATPHRKTIYLAFFLLLLTTIGDVFGPILIKVFIDDYLTPGVFPYGPLVALGTGYLLIQLGNVVVSYLQLLKFQEIALKIIQQLRVDVFTKVQGLGMRYFDQTPAGSIVSRVTNDTEAIKDMFVSVLASFIQGGFLIIGIFIAMFVLNAKLAVFCLFILPILIWIMSLYRKYSSVFYQDMRERLSQLNAKLSESLSGMAIIQIFRQEKRMREEFGHTNEQHFRANMRNIKVDGLLLRPAIDLVYAAALMVVLTYFGVASWDHPIEIGVLYAFVNYLDRFFEPVNQIMMRLSLFQQAIIASNRVFTLLDEKEVSPLQGGDGQSSEITEGKIVFDNVSFSYDGKQDVLKNISFTANPGETVALVGHTGSGKSSIINLLMRFYEFERGRITIDGQSIKSYPVHEIRKKLGLVLQDPFLFYGDVKTNIRLYNEQLTDDEVKAAAEFVQADSFIQKLPQGYDDPVVERGSTFSSGQRQLIAFARTIATKPKILVLDEATANIDTETEEAIQEALSKMREGRTTIAIAHRLSTIQDADLILVLHKGEIVERGTHRELLDGRGIYHKMYLLQNGMVEGMEDAIG
- a CDS encoding response regulator, translated to MAGILIVDDAKFMRVTLGNMVRSGGHVVVGEAENGLEAVEKFKALQPDLVTMDVTMPEMDGIQAVRRIMDEYPDAVIIMCSAMGQQRVVMDAIEAGAKDFIVKPFEENRVLEAISRILS
- a CDS encoding aspartyl-phosphate phosphatase Spo0E family protein, whose protein sequence is MSKKELLDRIELKRAQLIAIVAENGLTSPQAIQFSQELDRLLNRYNAQYIKNAVVLH
- a CDS encoding cytochrome c biogenesis CcdA family protein, translating into MSDVNIFLAFGAGVLSFISPCCLPLYPAFLSYITGMSVSELKAENAMLQKRSLLHTLFFLIGFSVIFIAIGFTSSFVSGFFTQYQDLIRQIGAIFIVIFGLMVIGVFKPESLMKERRFEFKNRPAGFLGSILIGMAFAAGWTPCTGPILASVIALASSNPGSGMIYMMAYVLGFAIPFFVLSFFLGKMKWIRKNTGRIMKIGGYIMIAVGIMLFFDWMTKLLGYLIYVFDFTGF
- a CDS encoding DUF2621 domain-containing protein codes for the protein MLEGWFLYFILFWVVFLTASFAIGGFFMFRKFLKRFPKEDGKSDMDWEEHYVNETIHLWNDEGKKMLNELVTPVPELFRDVAKHKIAGKIGELAVSQHAEDISEDLIIKGYIMATPKRDHKFLLKKLDEMKIDASPYRHLF
- a CDS encoding YvrJ family protein: MDAFISFISEVGFPIVVTMYLLYRIETKLDAVITSLQTLPDRMKD